One Nocardioides dongkuii genomic window, CTTCGTCGACGAGCCCACCGCCGGTATGGACCCGCAGCTGCGGCGCACCACCTGGGACCTGCTCGCCGAGCTCCGCGGCGACGGGGCGACGGTCGTGCTCACCACCCACTACATGGACGAGGCCGAGCGGCTGGCCGACCACATCCACATCATCGACCACGGCCGGCTGATCGCGTCGGGGACGCCGCTGGCGCTGACGCGCGGCAGCCGCACCGCCACCATCCGGCTGGTCGTGACCCGCCCGTTCCCGCCCGGCTCGCCGGACTCGCTGCGCGCCGCGCTCGGCGAGGGCACCCAGGTGACCCAGCTCGACGAGGTGAGCCTGCTGGTCACCGGCCCGGCGGACGCCTCGACGCTGTCCCGGGTCTCGCGCTGGTGCGACGAGAACAACGTGCTCCCGGAGTCGCTGACCCTGGGCTCGCGCAACCTCGAGGACGTCTTCTTGCAGCTGACCGGACGGGAGCTGGCCACGTGAGCGCGCCGACCGGAGCCTTCGCCCCCCGCCCCGGGGCGGCCCCCCTGCACCGGATGGTGCTCGCCCAGGCCTCGATGGAGGCCCGGCTGATGCTGCGCAACGGCGAGCAGCTGCTGCTCGCGGTCGCCATCCCGCTGATCGTGCTGGTCGGCGCCGTGCAGGGCGCCGACCGGGTCGGCCTGGAGTTCTCCGACCCGGCGGTCGACGTCTTCACCCCGGGCGTGCTCGCGCTCGCGGTGATGTCGACGGCGTTCACCTCCCTGGCGATCGCGACCGGGTTCGAGCGGCGGTACGGCGTGATCAAGCGTCTCGGCAGCTCCCCGCTCCCCCGCACCGGTCTGCTCGCCGGCAAGATCGGCGCCCTGCTGCTGGTCGAGGCCCTCCAGGTGCTCGTCATCGCGCTCGTGGCCCAGCTGCTCGGCTGGAACCCGACGGTCTCGGTCCCCGGCGTGGTCCTCACGATCGTCGCGGGCACCGCCGCCTTCGCTGCGCTCGGCCTGCTGCTCGCCGGCGCGCTGCGCGCCGAGGCCACGCTGGCCGCGGCCAACCTGGTCTACCTGCTGCTGATGGCCGGAGGCGCCGTCGTGCTGCCCAGCTCGGCGTACGGCGCGTTCGGCGACGTCGTCCGCTGGCTGCCGTCCGGCGCGCTCGGCGACGGGATGCGCGACGCCTTGGCCGACGGCACCACGCCGTGGACGAGCCTGGCCGTGCTGACCGGCTGGGCCGTCGTCGGCTCCGCCCTGACCGCGAGGACCTTCCGATGGGAATGACCACCGCACCCCCCGAGACCAGCACCCGCCGCGCGCCGTACCTCTGGCCGCTGGCGGTGGCCAACCTGGTCGCCAACATCCTGATCGTGGTCACCGGCGGCGCCGTCCGGCTGACCTCCTCGGGCCTCGGCTGCCCGACCTGGCCCCGCTGCACCGAGGAGTCCTTCGTCACCCACCCCGAGCTGGGCGCGCACGGCGTGATCGAGTTCGGCAACCGGATGCTCACCTGGATCCTCGTGGTGATCGCGATCGCGTGCGTCGTGGCCGCGGCGCGCTCCGGCCGGCGGCGGGCCCGCAACCTCGCGGTCGCGGTCGCGCTCGGCATCCCGGCGCAGGCGGTGCTCGGCGGCATCACCGTGCTCACCGATCTGAACCCGTACGTCGTGGCACTGCACTTCCTCGTCTCGATGGCGATCATCGGCATCTGCGTCCTGCTGCTCGACGAGCTGCGCGGCCCCGAGCGGCCGGAGGCCCCGGCGCTGCTGCGCCGGCTCGCCCTGGCCGCGTTCGCGGTCGGGTGGCTGGTGCTCTGGCTCGGCACCATCGTCACCGGCAGCGGCCCGCACAGCGGCGACCTGGACTCCCGCCGCACGGGGCTGGACCCGCAGGTCGTCTCGCACGTGCACGCGTGGGCGGTCTACGTCCTGGTCGCGCTCACCCTCGCGATGCTGGTGCTCGCCCGCCGCGCGCACGCCGACGTCGCGGCGCGGGCGGTGGCGCTGCTGCTGGCGATCGAGGTCCTGCAGGGCGTCCTCGGGTTCGTGCAGTACTTCAACGACCTGCCCGAGCTGCTGGTCGCGGTGCACATGCTCGGCGCCGCGCTCACGTCCGCCGCGCTCAGCTGGGCGCTGCTGGCGACCCGCCGCGCCGCGCGGACGCCCTGACGTCGGCGTAGAGCTCCTCGAAGCGGGCCGCGACCGAGCTCTGCAGGAACCGGCCCACCTCCTGGCGCCCGCGCCCGGCCAGCGCGGCCGCCCGCGCCGGGTCGGCCACCAGGGCACCGATCGCCGCGGAGAGCGCGGCGGGGTCGCCCGGCGGCACCACCAGCGCGGACTCCCCCGGCACCACCATGTCGGCGATGCCGCCGCGCCCGGTCGTGATGAGCGGCGCGCCCGTCGCCATCGCCTCCAGCACCGTGGTGGGGCACGGGTCGGGCCACTCGCTGGGCAGCACCGCCGCCGTCGCGTGCCGGAACCCGGACAGCACCCGCGGGTGGTCCCAGTGGTGGTGGACGTGGACGCCCTCCGGCAGCGGGCCGAGCCGGTCCGCGGGCCGGCCGACGAGCACCAGGTCGGGCCGTCCGTCGGGCAGCCGCCGCCAGGCCTCCATCAGCGTGTGCACGCCCTTCTGCTCGCTCAGGTCGCCGGCGAAGAAGAGGTACGGCGTGCCGGGGAGCGCCGGGTCGCGCGGCGGCTCCGGCATCGAGACGAGCTCGTCGGGCACGAAGTTCGGGACGACCTCCCAGCGCACGCCCTGCTGGTCGAGCCGGTTCGCCTCCCCCACGAAGCGGCTCACCGGCGTGAACAGGTCCACGACGCCCCGTCGCCGCGGCGACCCCGCGGCGACCGCGCCCGCGATCACCGGACCGCGAGCCCGGCCGTAGTGCTGGCCGGCGCACGGCACGCACTTGCGGAGCGAGGGGCCCGAGCACGGCTCGCCGTCGAGGAACATCAGCCGCTTGGTGGCGCACGCGTGGCTGTAGTCGTGCAGGGACAGCACGAGCGGCAGCCGCCGGGCGGCCGGCAGCGCGACGTACGAGGAGACGATCCAGTTGTGCGCGTGCACCACGTCGGGCGCGAGGTCGCGGACCAGCCGGGCCAGGTCGCGGGTGGTGAGCGGGTCGGGCACCGGCAGGGCCAGCGGCCGGTCCGCGGTCGGGTAGAGCCCGGGCAGGCGCCGACCGACGTGGTCGAGCAGGTGGACGGCGACGCCGGGGTCCTGCTGCGCCGGCTCCCCGGTGTCGTACGTCGCCACGTGGACCTCGTGGCCGCGGGCGGCCAGCGCGACCGCCAGGTTGCGCACGTGCCGCTCCTCGCCGCCGATCACCGGCGGGTACAGCTGAGCGAGCAGGAGCACCCTCATCGGCGCTGGCCGGGGAGGCTGTCGCGCGCCAGCCCCGTGAGGACGGCGACGCAGCCCACCACGATGCCCAGGGCCTGCGCCGGCCGGCCGCGCCCGATCGCGCGCAGCACGGCGACCGGTGCCGCCAGGGCGAACGCGCGCTCCGGGCCGAGCGCGCCCTTCGGGGCGCGGCGGGCCATCCGGGCCTTCATCCGGCCCTCGCCGTGGCAGCGGGTGAGGAAGTAGCGCCAGGTGAGCCGGGACGCCGGCACGTGGTGCTGGATCAGCGCCGCGGGCTCGAACGCGAACTCGCCGCCGGTCTCCCGGGCCGCCCGCAGGCAGAAGTCGGCCTCCTCGCCGCCGCCGACGGCGTCCCCGTGGTGGCCCACCGCCGGGTCGAACCCGCCGAGGTCGAGGAAGACGTCGCGCCGCACCAGGGCGCACCCGCCGTAGAAGTTGCGGACCCGCGCGGGCGCGGTGGGCATCCCGCGGTAGCTGCAGCCCAGCACCCAGAGGAACTCCTCGGGCAGCCAGGAGGGGCGGGCGCCGCCGAACACCGCGGCCGACCGGCCGCTGGACCCCAGCACCTGCGGGTCCGACATCGGCACCAGCAGCCCGGCGAGCCAGCCGGGGTCCGCCACGGCGTCGTCGTCGAGGAAGACCACCAGGTCGGTCCCCAGCGCCGCCGCGCCGCGGGTGCGCGCGACCGACACGCCCTGGTTGTGGCCCAGGCACAGCACCCGGGTGCCGGGCACCGCCGCCCGGACCAGCTCGGCGAGCGTCTCGTCGCCGTCGACCACCACGACCACGTCGTCGGGCACCCGGGTCTGCTCCGCGAGCGACCGGACGGCGGCCTGCAGCTGCTCGCGGCGCTCCGCGGCGTGCGTGCACACCACCACGCCGACCGTGACGCCCGTGGCTCCCGCGTCGCTCGTGCTCATGTCCAGGTCCTTCCGGTCGTGCGCAGCGCCACCCGCCGGGCGGTCCGCCACGCGGGGGTGGCGGCGCGCTTCGCCAGGGGGCGCAGTCCCCCGGGTCCGCGTGCGACCAGGTCGACCAGCGCCTCGGGGTCGTGGTCGGCGGTGACGTGCAGCCGCGGGACGGCGTACCGGTCCTGCCCGGTCGTGTGCAGGCGGTGCCCGATGGCGCAGGCGTGCTCGTAGCCGGCCGCCGCGACCTGCCGGCGCAGCCGGCGCGCGTGGTAGCCGTGCGGGTAGCAGAACGCGACCACCGGGCGCTGGACGAGGTCCTCGAGGACCACCCGGCTCTCGCCGAGCTGGGCGGCCGCCGTGACCGGGCGCAGCACGTCCATCGGGACGTGGACGGCGCCGTGGCTGCCGACCTCGATGCCCTCCGCCGCCACGTCGACGACGTCGGAGGCGGACATCAGCGGCAGCGACGCGGCGCCGTCGGCGAGCCAGGACGCGGTCCCGCCGAGGTCGCGGGTCGGCACGTAGAGCGTGGCGCCGGCCCCGGCGGTCGCCAGGACGCCGGTGGCGTTCTCGACGAAGTCGGCGTACGCGTCGTCGAAGGTGAGCGCCACCGCGGCGCGTCCGTCGGCGTGCGCGGCGAGCGCGTCGCTGAGGCCGAGCAGGGCGTACCCCGCCTCGGTGAGCGCCGCGAGCTGCTCGGCGAGCAGCGCCGGCGGCACGGTCAGGTCGGCCAGCCGCGCCGGCATCGGGGTGCCGACGGCGTGGTACATCAGCACCGGCAGGGTCACGGCGCGGTCCTCGGGGAGGCCGGCGCCGCCGTCACCGCTCGGACCTGGCGAGGACGCGGTGCGGGCGGAAGCGGGGGCAGGTGCCGGGGCACAGCGCGCAGTCGCTGCCGCGACGGTGGTGCTGGTGCGCGGCACGGACGTGCCCGCAGCGACAGACGAGCATCGCCGCGATCGCGGTGCCCAGTCCCGAGATGCCTCGCACCCCCGGCCTCCCGATTCCTGGAACGTCGTGGAACGGACGCCGCATCCGTCCGGGTCTCGAAAACTAGCACCCCCGGGTCCGCGCGCAGCGGGGTCCTCGGGACCGCGACCGGGGCGGGGTCCGGCCTCACCTGACCGCCTGCACCGCGGTCGACCACACCCGGAGCGCGTCGTAGGTCGCGTTGGGGCTCCAGGACGCGTCGAGCAGGGTCCACGACTCCGGGTTCCAGGGGGTCGGGTGCAGGTAGTACCACGACATCGCGCTGACGTACGGCGTGCAGGTCACCGCGGCGAAGGCCTGGGTGAGGTACTCCGAGCGCACCTCGTCGCTGACCGCGGTGGTCCCGCGGAACGGCTCCGTGGAGTAGCCGAACTCGCCGACGTAGATCGGCACCTCGCCGTCGCCGCGCTCGGTCATCAGCCCGTGGATGTCCCGGTAGCCGAGGAAGCTGTGGTCGACCTGGCCGAACTCCTTCTCGTAGCGCATCTCGGGCTCGCGCACGTCGGGCGGCGCGCCGTTGGTGTACGGGTGCAGGCCGACCAGGTCGAAGGGCCGCTCGGGACGGTCCTCCTCCTCCAGCGCGTCGTAGACCTGCTCGAGGTAGCCGAGGTCGTTGCCGGCGAGGGAGCCGGAGATCACGCGCACCGACGGGTCGACCGCCTTCACGGCGTCGTAGCTCACCTCGAGCAGGCGCGCGAACGCGGCCGGGTCGGGTCCGGTCGCCCAGAAGTCCGGGCTGTTCGGCTCGTCCCACACCTCGAGGTAGTCGACCCGGCCGCGCAGGTGCTTGACCACGTCGCCGACGAAGCCGGCCCACCGTTCGAGCTCGCGGCCCTCGACCGGCGGGCGCCACTTGGGGTTCCCCGCCGCCATCCCGGAGTCGCCCTCGCGGGCCCACCGCGGGAGGCCGACGAGCTGGACGCGCACGTCCAGGCCCCGGGCGATCGCGGTGTCGACGATGGCGTCGAGACCGGCCCACTGGTAGGGGCCTCCGCGGCGGGGCTGGCCGGTGCGCCAGGAGTAGCTGGTCGAGACGACCTGGGCGCCGGCGTCGGCGGCGAGCCCGACGAGGCGGCGGAGCTCGGCCTGGTCGAGGTTCGGCCGCGCCGGGTCGCCGGTGGCGCCCTGGACGCCGAGGTCGACGAGCGGGCCGGGCTGGTTGTCGGTCGGCGGGCAGGAGGTCTTCTCGATCGCCGCCTCCTCCGTCGACCCGCCGCTGTCGTCGCGGGTGACGGCTGCGACGACCCCGAAGGCCACGGCGACGGCGAGCACGGAGGCCGCACCGGCGATCGCCCAGGACGCGGCCCCCTGCTCGGTGCGGGCGCGCGTCGACAGGGCGGACAGCGCCGGCCGCTGCCAGGGCAGGCCCCCGAAGGAGGACCGCAGCAGCGGGATCGCGAGCAGCACCTCGAGGGCGATGGCCGACAACCAGCCCAGGCACAGGCCGGTGCCGCCGGCGACGACGGCGCCCACGGCGGCGCCGGTCACCTCGAGGACGACGCTCAGGCTGAGCAGCCGGGTGGCGAGGCCGAAGCGCTGCTGGACCCGCCAGAGCGCGACGAGGTGGTCCTTGACGACCATCCAGAGGCCGGCGGGGACGAGGAGCGCGAGCAGCGTCCAGGACTCCGCGGCGTACCCGCCGCCGAAGACCTCCAGGGCGGGTCGGCCGAGGAGCCAGGCGCCGGCGCACAGCGCGAGGCTCAGGCAGAGGGAGGCAGGCAGGGTCGTGGCCATGCTGGTTCGGAACTCCTCGACGGGGACGTTGGCGCC contains:
- a CDS encoding ABC transporter ATP-binding protein, whose product is MPDAAPAVVVDGLVMRYGDKLAVDELSLAVDRCSITAVLGPNGAGKTTTLETCEGYRRPQRGTVRVLGLDPVRQRRELLPRIGVMLQGGGAWSGVRAMEMLRHVARLHAHPLDVDVLAERLGLGDCGRTPYRRLSGGQQQRLGLAMALVGRPELVFVDEPTAGMDPQLRRTTWDLLAELRGDGATVVLTTHYMDEAERLADHIHIIDHGRLIASGTPLALTRGSRTATIRLVVTRPFPPGSPDSLRAALGEGTQVTQLDEVSLLVTGPADASTLSRVSRWCDENNVLPESLTLGSRNLEDVFLQLTGRELAT
- a CDS encoding ABC transporter permease — protein: MSAPTGAFAPRPGAAPLHRMVLAQASMEARLMLRNGEQLLLAVAIPLIVLVGAVQGADRVGLEFSDPAVDVFTPGVLALAVMSTAFTSLAIATGFERRYGVIKRLGSSPLPRTGLLAGKIGALLLVEALQVLVIALVAQLLGWNPTVSVPGVVLTIVAGTAAFAALGLLLAGALRAEATLAAANLVYLLLMAGGAVVLPSSAYGAFGDVVRWLPSGALGDGMRDALADGTTPWTSLAVLTGWAVVGSALTARTFRWE
- a CDS encoding COX15/CtaA family protein; its protein translation is MTTAPPETSTRRAPYLWPLAVANLVANILIVVTGGAVRLTSSGLGCPTWPRCTEESFVTHPELGAHGVIEFGNRMLTWILVVIAIACVVAAARSGRRRARNLAVAVALGIPAQAVLGGITVLTDLNPYVVALHFLVSMAIIGICVLLLDELRGPERPEAPALLRRLALAAFAVGWLVLWLGTIVTGSGPHSGDLDSRRTGLDPQVVSHVHAWAVYVLVALTLAMLVLARRAHADVAARAVALLLAIEVLQGVLGFVQYFNDLPELLVAVHMLGAALTSAALSWALLATRRAARTP
- a CDS encoding glycosyltransferase family 4 protein; translation: MRVLLLAQLYPPVIGGEERHVRNLAVALAARGHEVHVATYDTGEPAQQDPGVAVHLLDHVGRRLPGLYPTADRPLALPVPDPLTTRDLARLVRDLAPDVVHAHNWIVSSYVALPAARRLPLVLSLHDYSHACATKRLMFLDGEPCSGPSLRKCVPCAGQHYGRARGPVIAGAVAAGSPRRRGVVDLFTPVSRFVGEANRLDQQGVRWEVVPNFVPDELVSMPEPPRDPALPGTPYLFFAGDLSEQKGVHTLMEAWRRLPDGRPDLVLVGRPADRLGPLPEGVHVHHHWDHPRVLSGFRHATAAVLPSEWPDPCPTTVLEAMATGAPLITTGRGGIADMVVPGESALVVPPGDPAALSAAIGALVADPARAAALAGRGRQEVGRFLQSSVAARFEELYADVRASARRGGSPAAPS
- a CDS encoding glycosyltransferase family 2 protein, with translation MSTSDAGATGVTVGVVVCTHAAERREQLQAAVRSLAEQTRVPDDVVVVVDGDETLAELVRAAVPGTRVLCLGHNQGVSVARTRGAAALGTDLVVFLDDDAVADPGWLAGLLVPMSDPQVLGSSGRSAAVFGGARPSWLPEEFLWVLGCSYRGMPTAPARVRNFYGGCALVRRDVFLDLGGFDPAVGHHGDAVGGGEEADFCLRAARETGGEFAFEPAALIQHHVPASRLTWRYFLTRCHGEGRMKARMARRAPKGALGPERAFALAAPVAVLRAIGRGRPAQALGIVVGCVAVLTGLARDSLPGQRR
- a CDS encoding polysaccharide deacetylase family protein, with the protein product MTLPVLMYHAVGTPMPARLADLTVPPALLAEQLAALTEAGYALLGLSDALAAHADGRAAVALTFDDAYADFVENATGVLATAGAGATLYVPTRDLGGTASWLADGAASLPLMSASDVVDVAAEGIEVGSHGAVHVPMDVLRPVTAAAQLGESRVVLEDLVQRPVVAFCYPHGYHARRLRRQVAAAGYEHACAIGHRLHTTGQDRYAVPRLHVTADHDPEALVDLVARGPGGLRPLAKRAATPAWRTARRVALRTTGRTWT